One window of the Esox lucius isolate fEsoLuc1 chromosome 8, fEsoLuc1.pri, whole genome shotgun sequence genome contains the following:
- the palm1a gene encoding paralemmin 1a isoform X1, translating to MEISQQERLQAIAEKRKRQTEIENKKRQLEDDKRQLSHLKQKSLRERWLLDGAAGTEQDEAKKQLAEDEAKLKLMEESINRMEQELEELETGISATSTKESLTDAAKDGDDKQTADIKAPRSNVQEVKEVLKEHNSPRLDIPSGASDGRAEVKKVFKVHNSPRLDISRGASDMMRAAMYSVEITVERDNVTGETKVLSTNTLLPVDLCGQGVKVYEDYQKVVHEVNGENGVHQLSASEVDELIHKADESMMSDVTTAGATAPVVPAHAELAAEQPATPQKEITGMEAKAGGASPQSGGGEVEASAENPVTMVFMGYQSVEDETETSKVLGLGGTVKAELVVIEDGAGKNVTVGPPPAAVTVTEGGVKEERSAPPNGSAADPAKIPKETTPVGEKGGEPEGAATETNNKEKQPCKCCIIM from the exons CAAAAGTCTCTGAGGGAGAGATGGCTGTTGGATGGAGCTGCTGGAACGGAGCAAGATGAGGCCAAGAAGCAGCTGGCAGAGGACGAGGCAAAGCTCAAGTTGATGGAGGAAAGCATCAATAG GATGGAACAGGAACTGGAGGAACTGGAGACGGGCATTTCGGCAACCTCCACCAAAGAGAGCCTCACTGACGCAGCCAAGGATGGGGATGACAAACAGACAGCAGACATCAAA GCTCCAAGAAGCAATGTGCAAG AGGTAAAGGAAGTGCTCAAAGAGCACAACAGCCCTCGTCTGGACATACCCAGTGGTGCGTCAGATGGGAGAGCAG AGGTTAAGAAAGTGTTCAAAGTGCACAACAGCCCTCGTCTGGACATATCCAGAGGTGCCTCAGATATGATGAGAGCGG CCATGTACTCAGTAGAGATCACCGTGGAGAGGGACAATGTCACGGGAGAGACTAAGGTGTTGTCCACCAACACCCTACTACCTGTTGACCTCTGCGGGCAAGGGGTCAAGGTGTATGAGGATTACCAGAAAG TGGTACATGAGGTGAACGGGGAGAACGGAGTCCACCAGCTCAGCGCCAGCGAGGTGGATGAGCTCATCCACAAAGCGGACGAGTCCATGATGAGTGACGTCACCACAGCCGGGGCCACGGCTCCAGTCGTCCCCGCCCACGCCGAGCTGGCCGCCGAGCAACCGGCCACGCCCCAGAAGGAGATCACGGGCATGGAGGCGAAGGCGGGTGGTGCCAGTCCCCAGTCGGGAGGAGGCGAGGTGGAGGCTAGCGCGGAGAACCCCGTCACCATGGTGTTCATGGGCTACCAGAGTGTGGAGGACGAGACGGAGACCAGTAAGGTGCTGGGTCTGGGGGGGACCGTCAAGGCGGAGCTGGTGGTCATCGAGGACGGCGCGGGCAAGAATGTGACGGTGGGCCCGCCTCCCGCTGCCGTCACCGTGACGGAGGGAGGGGTCAAGGAAGAGCGGTCGGCCCCACCCAACGGCAGCGCCGCCGACCCCGCCAAGATCCCCAAGGAGACGACCCCTGTGGGGGAGAAGGGGGGCGAGCCAGAGGGGGCCGCGACGGAGACCAACAACAAGGAGAAGCAGCCCTGCAAGTGCTGCATCATaatgtaa
- the palm1a gene encoding paralemmin 1a isoform X2 → MEISQQERLQAIAEKRKRQTEIENKKRQLEDDKRQLSHLKQKSLRERWLLDGAAGTEQDEAKKQLAEDEAKLKLMEESINRMEQELEELETGISATSTKESLTDAAKDGDDKQTADIKAPRSNVQEVKEVLKEHNSPRLDIPSGASDGRAAMYSVEITVERDNVTGETKVLSTNTLLPVDLCGQGVKVYEDYQKVVHEVNGENGVHQLSASEVDELIHKADESMMSDVTTAGATAPVVPAHAELAAEQPATPQKEITGMEAKAGGASPQSGGGEVEASAENPVTMVFMGYQSVEDETETSKVLGLGGTVKAELVVIEDGAGKNVTVGPPPAAVTVTEGGVKEERSAPPNGSAADPAKIPKETTPVGEKGGEPEGAATETNNKEKQPCKCCIIM, encoded by the exons CAAAAGTCTCTGAGGGAGAGATGGCTGTTGGATGGAGCTGCTGGAACGGAGCAAGATGAGGCCAAGAAGCAGCTGGCAGAGGACGAGGCAAAGCTCAAGTTGATGGAGGAAAGCATCAATAG GATGGAACAGGAACTGGAGGAACTGGAGACGGGCATTTCGGCAACCTCCACCAAAGAGAGCCTCACTGACGCAGCCAAGGATGGGGATGACAAACAGACAGCAGACATCAAA GCTCCAAGAAGCAATGTGCAAG AGGTAAAGGAAGTGCTCAAAGAGCACAACAGCCCTCGTCTGGACATACCCAGTGGTGCGTCAGATGGGAGAGCAG CCATGTACTCAGTAGAGATCACCGTGGAGAGGGACAATGTCACGGGAGAGACTAAGGTGTTGTCCACCAACACCCTACTACCTGTTGACCTCTGCGGGCAAGGGGTCAAGGTGTATGAGGATTACCAGAAAG TGGTACATGAGGTGAACGGGGAGAACGGAGTCCACCAGCTCAGCGCCAGCGAGGTGGATGAGCTCATCCACAAAGCGGACGAGTCCATGATGAGTGACGTCACCACAGCCGGGGCCACGGCTCCAGTCGTCCCCGCCCACGCCGAGCTGGCCGCCGAGCAACCGGCCACGCCCCAGAAGGAGATCACGGGCATGGAGGCGAAGGCGGGTGGTGCCAGTCCCCAGTCGGGAGGAGGCGAGGTGGAGGCTAGCGCGGAGAACCCCGTCACCATGGTGTTCATGGGCTACCAGAGTGTGGAGGACGAGACGGAGACCAGTAAGGTGCTGGGTCTGGGGGGGACCGTCAAGGCGGAGCTGGTGGTCATCGAGGACGGCGCGGGCAAGAATGTGACGGTGGGCCCGCCTCCCGCTGCCGTCACCGTGACGGAGGGAGGGGTCAAGGAAGAGCGGTCGGCCCCACCCAACGGCAGCGCCGCCGACCCCGCCAAGATCCCCAAGGAGACGACCCCTGTGGGGGAGAAGGGGGGCGAGCCAGAGGGGGCCGCGACGGAGACCAACAACAAGGAGAAGCAGCCCTGCAAGTGCTGCATCATaatgtaa